The Streptomyces cadmiisoli genome has a segment encoding these proteins:
- a CDS encoding type VII secretion system-associated protein: MPVISFDAEGIRSFRDVDVADFLRELDRIRQGDWAPSLIGLLTGEEADDGARQQDPMLVIGQMTSGSVNGGPLLARVREQAQDIDAILQQDHRELFPEISEALGEIITDFLSNQGVNLQAISAEDFLEYLDGVESALGGTPDPSGADAPGNTSGSSDDSDSSSESDSSV, translated from the coding sequence ATGCCCGTCATCAGTTTTGACGCCGAGGGAATCCGTTCCTTCCGCGACGTCGACGTTGCTGATTTCCTTCGTGAGCTGGACCGCATCAGGCAGGGGGACTGGGCCCCGTCCCTCATCGGTCTGCTGACCGGTGAGGAGGCGGACGACGGCGCTCGGCAGCAAGACCCCATGCTGGTCATCGGCCAGATGACCTCCGGTTCGGTCAACGGAGGGCCCCTGCTGGCCCGGGTGCGCGAACAGGCGCAGGACATCGACGCCATCCTTCAGCAGGACCATCGGGAACTCTTCCCCGAGATTTCCGAGGCACTCGGCGAAATCATCACCGATTTCCTCTCCAACCAGGGGGTCAATCTCCAGGCGATTTCGGCTGAGGACTTCCTGGAGTATCTGGACGGGGTGGAGAGCGCCTTGGGCGGGACCCCCGATCCGAGCGGTGCCGATGCGCCCGGGAACACCTCCGGCTCGTCCGACGACTCGGATTCGTCCAGCGAGTCCGACTCCTCGGTCTGA
- a CDS encoding AAWKG family protein (Members of this family are unrelated to eukaryotic Tcp10, although some members contain a repetitive region similar to a C-terminal repeat region of Tcp10.), whose amino-acid sequence MPENEESEAGGGASAANDSWGRAVTLLTGYPMPNRERLFEDLTSQHGIPLFDIVGIDHWPIEPTTSVQWGWQTHGFDFVMPFYETLGGNGAHTGVRMRGVNIRFIGTNGRPLLGPGGTLSEGAAAAEAGSQWDRGRLAGYMTGPTVALDALLRPPNYSTRRVTFAGLSVPDSNHVSLDSFQRTGMAFDRATLFFQGRAEVLEAWERSFGEEESPWRGQAAGAFWDLVHIIRRNYDGYVDQMGGRDFTSGRTFMNGHAPRSQIADSLAWAQEALRHGAASLRAAWDHWAADGWHDPYRWVLAEIEEFANWIIANNHPYIVVNDNSAGASYAEGFSSNVRTLEPFRQDHEWGPLAYPSTWVQVGRTAIAKWNQHVDTTIGLVAEQVTGNLSSNWRQAQETVGDRVEKVATETPSQIHNGTAGGGLSPDLFELLGLDGPPGGGGLLNGDAGLGGLPGGGGGGLLNGDAGLGGLPGGGGGGLLNGDAGLGGLPGGGGGGLLNGDAGLGGLPGGGGGGGGLLNGDAGLGGLPGTDGPLGGDAGVPADGGGGLPSIPLNPGLPLFPGSGGGSSDGGGAVLPPPVTRLNQDGTLTTTYGNGSSVTLNPRQGTAVTTRPDGSVVTADLGDGPLLNPDGSVTVAGPDGSITTTDRDGTVRVLDPDTGTLTELAPDGTLTTSFPDGTAVEVDPDSGLATATDADGGTTTTDLNNGPLEAPDGSTMALAPDTGALTITHPDGTTVTLDPATGNLVTEHPDGTVTTLNPNTDSLTTTDPDGTTETTDLNGPSLPDTGQVPDIALPPSAAPGGGLHLPDDLNVQLPEFDGGGSGTSGGGSLLNSGLDTVGGAGAGGAEENAYFDENQDGAAGRGIGSPAPATAGMGGGALLNPDAGSAPMSPGMMGPGMMGPAGAGSGGGKEGGAERQREVYAGTHGSSGITPRRNGRTAAPDDEDVVITRGRTSTSSGAYGGAGGGPQRRTESAERTRDSWKPEDEDVWGTDEGGAPAVIGR is encoded by the coding sequence ATGCCTGAGAATGAGGAATCCGAGGCCGGCGGCGGTGCTTCAGCCGCCAACGACTCCTGGGGCAGGGCCGTCACCCTGCTGACCGGCTACCCCATGCCCAACCGTGAGCGCCTGTTCGAAGACCTCACGAGCCAGCACGGCATTCCTCTCTTCGACATCGTCGGCATCGACCACTGGCCGATCGAGCCGACCACGAGCGTGCAGTGGGGTTGGCAGACTCACGGCTTCGACTTCGTCATGCCGTTCTACGAAACCCTCGGCGGTAACGGCGCACACACCGGGGTCCGGATGCGAGGCGTCAACATCCGGTTCATCGGCACCAACGGCCGCCCGCTCTTGGGTCCCGGCGGCACCCTGTCGGAGGGTGCCGCCGCCGCGGAGGCCGGCTCGCAGTGGGACCGGGGGAGGCTCGCAGGCTACATGACCGGACCCACCGTCGCCCTGGATGCGCTGCTGCGCCCGCCCAACTACTCGACTCGCCGTGTGACGTTCGCCGGGCTCTCCGTCCCCGACTCGAACCACGTCAGCCTCGACTCCTTCCAGCGCACCGGCATGGCCTTCGATCGTGCCACGCTCTTCTTCCAAGGGCGGGCGGAGGTCCTGGAGGCATGGGAGAGGTCCTTCGGCGAGGAGGAGTCTCCGTGGCGGGGCCAGGCGGCCGGTGCGTTCTGGGACTTGGTCCACATCATCCGCCGGAACTACGACGGCTACGTAGATCAAATGGGGGGCCGCGACTTCACTTCCGGGCGTACCTTCATGAACGGTCACGCCCCGCGCTCGCAGATCGCGGACTCGCTGGCCTGGGCGCAGGAGGCGCTGCGGCACGGGGCGGCGTCGCTGCGTGCCGCCTGGGACCACTGGGCGGCCGACGGCTGGCACGACCCGTATCGCTGGGTGCTCGCCGAGATCGAGGAATTCGCCAACTGGATCATCGCCAACAACCACCCCTACATCGTGGTGAACGACAACAGCGCCGGGGCTTCGTACGCGGAGGGCTTCTCCAGCAACGTTCGTACCCTCGAGCCGTTCCGTCAGGATCACGAGTGGGGTCCCCTCGCCTACCCGTCGACCTGGGTGCAGGTGGGCAGGACGGCCATCGCCAAGTGGAACCAGCACGTCGACACCACGATCGGCCTGGTGGCGGAGCAGGTCACGGGCAACCTCAGCAGCAACTGGCGGCAGGCCCAGGAGACCGTGGGCGACCGGGTAGAGAAAGTGGCCACGGAAACGCCCAGTCAGATTCACAACGGAACGGCCGGCGGTGGCCTGTCCCCGGACCTCTTCGAGCTTCTTGGCCTCGATGGCCCACCCGGTGGTGGTGGTCTGTTGAACGGGGATGCCGGTCTGGGTGGGCTTCCGGGTGGTGGCGGTGGTGGTCTGCTGAACGGGGATGCCGGTCTGGGTGGGCTTCCGGGTGGTGGCGGTGGTGGTCTGCTGAACGGGGATGCCGGTCTGGGTGGGCTTCCGGGTGGTGGCGGTGGTGGTCTGCTGAACGGGGATGCCGGTCTGGGCGGGCTTCCGGGTGGTGGCGGTGGTGGTGGCGGTCTCCTGAACGGAGATGCCGGTCTGGGCGGACTCCCTGGCACCGATGGCCCGCTGGGCGGGGACGCAGGTGTGCCTGCCGACGGCGGTGGCGGTCTCCCCTCCATTCCGCTGAATCCCGGACTGCCCCTGTTCCCGGGTTCCGGCGGCGGCAGCAGTGATGGTGGCGGAGCGGTGCTGCCGCCTCCCGTGACGCGGCTCAACCAGGACGGCACCCTGACCACCACCTACGGGAACGGCTCCTCGGTCACCCTCAACCCCCGCCAGGGAACAGCCGTCACGACCAGGCCCGACGGGTCCGTCGTCACCGCGGATCTCGGTGACGGCCCGCTGCTGAACCCCGACGGCAGTGTCACGGTCGCCGGCCCGGACGGGTCGATCACCACAACGGACCGGGACGGAACCGTCCGGGTGCTCGACCCGGACACCGGCACACTCACCGAGCTGGCTCCGGACGGCACCCTGACCACCAGCTTCCCCGACGGCACCGCGGTCGAAGTCGACCCGGACTCCGGGCTCGCCACCGCCACCGACGCGGACGGCGGCACCACGACCACCGATCTCAACAACGGGCCACTGGAGGCGCCGGACGGCAGCACCATGGCGCTCGCCCCGGACACCGGGGCGCTCACCATCACGCACCCCGACGGCACGACCGTCACGCTCGACCCCGCCACCGGCAATCTGGTCACCGAGCATCCCGACGGCACGGTCACCACTCTCAATCCGAACACCGACAGCCTCACCACCACGGATCCGGACGGCACCACCGAGACCACCGACCTCAACGGTCCGTCCCTGCCCGACACCGGCCAGGTCCCCGACATCGCCCTCCCGCCCTCGGCTGCCCCCGGCGGCGGCCTGCACCTGCCGGACGACCTCAACGTCCAACTGCCCGAGTTCGACGGGGGCGGCTCCGGTACGTCCGGTGGCGGCAGTCTCCTCAACAGCGGCCTGGACACGGTGGGCGGTGCCGGAGCCGGTGGCGCCGAGGAGAACGCCTACTTCGACGAGAACCAGGACGGCGCCGCCGGACGAGGTATCGGATCGCCGGCGCCCGCCACCGCCGGGATGGGCGGTGGCGCACTGCTCAACCCGGACGCAGGTAGCGCACCGATGTCTCCCGGCATGATGGGGCCGGGCATGATGGGGCCGGCCGGAGCCGGCTCGGGCGGCGGCAAGGAAGGCGGGGCGGAGCGCCAACGAGAGGTCTACGCGGGCACCCACGGCTCCTCGGGCATCACCCCCCGGCGCAACGGCCGCACCGCGGCGCCGGACGACGAGGACGTGGTCATCACCCGGGGCCGCACCAGCACGAGCTCCGGTGCGTACGGAGGAGCCGGCGGGGGCCCGCAACGGCGTACCGAGAGCGCCGAGCGCACCCGCGACAGCTGGAAGCCCGAGGACGAGGACGTGTGGGGCACCGACGAAGGCGGCGCCCCGGCCGTCATCGGCCGCTGA
- the eccD gene encoding type VII secretion integral membrane protein EccD — protein MPESSIAGLCRLTVRTPHSSLDLVVPSDVPVADLLPAVLRHAGPDTEEHGLEHAGWVLQTLGGKPLEGEGTLTSSNVNDGEVLYLRPRTDQLPEVRLDDLVDGIADSMRDRLHTWGPRSSRMLLRALTGFAVCAGLLILASPGLTSSTRVTALAVTAALLLAAAATAGRAADDAASAAVLGSFAPPCIALAGALVTGSAGGRGDEALGAALLAAGAAGAGSAALALALVGVHTPFFSALILAALAGTSTGVLMAFAGLHLEEAALVIASIGAMVSPFVPSLAFKLAGMRMPFLPSTPRQLQDDIEPYSSQNVASRTEIASTWMTALYGAVGAVVTVCFAAAATSQAAPDRITAAVLSLLLLLHGRSIGNVWQRLSMVLPGAAGLVMLALSLATTAQPGTRLLLAAAALATGGVLAVASWFLPGRRIVPHWGRAAEILHSALAMSLLPLLLWVLGVFGRLRGFNG, from the coding sequence ATGCCCGAATCTTCCATTGCAGGGCTGTGCCGTCTTACCGTCCGCACCCCTCACAGTTCCCTCGACCTCGTGGTGCCCTCCGACGTGCCGGTGGCCGACCTGCTCCCCGCCGTCCTGCGCCATGCCGGCCCCGACACCGAAGAACATGGCCTGGAACATGCGGGCTGGGTCCTCCAGACACTCGGCGGCAAGCCCCTGGAGGGCGAAGGCACTCTCACCTCGTCGAACGTCAACGACGGTGAAGTGCTCTATCTGCGCCCCCGCACCGACCAGCTCCCCGAAGTACGGTTGGACGACCTCGTCGACGGCATCGCCGACAGCATGCGCGACCGCCTGCACACCTGGGGCCCGCGCAGCAGCCGCATGCTCCTGCGCGCACTCACCGGATTCGCCGTGTGTGCCGGCCTGCTCATCCTCGCCTCACCGGGGCTGACCTCCTCCACACGTGTGACCGCACTCGCTGTCACCGCCGCACTGCTCCTGGCGGCTGCGGCCACCGCCGGTCGAGCGGCCGACGACGCGGCCTCCGCAGCGGTCCTCGGCAGCTTCGCACCGCCGTGCATCGCCCTGGCCGGTGCCCTGGTGACGGGCAGCGCCGGAGGCCGGGGCGACGAGGCGCTCGGTGCCGCCCTGCTCGCGGCAGGTGCTGCCGGCGCCGGCTCCGCCGCCCTGGCACTGGCCCTGGTCGGAGTACACACGCCGTTCTTCTCGGCGCTGATCCTCGCCGCTCTCGCCGGCACCTCGACCGGCGTCCTCATGGCATTCGCCGGACTGCACCTCGAAGAGGCCGCCCTGGTCATCGCGTCCATCGGCGCCATGGTGAGCCCGTTCGTCCCGTCCCTGGCCTTCAAACTGGCCGGCATGCGCATGCCCTTCCTGCCGTCCACCCCGAGGCAGCTGCAGGATGACATCGAGCCGTACTCCAGCCAGAACGTCGCTTCCCGCACCGAGATCGCCAGTACCTGGATGACGGCCCTCTACGGCGCCGTCGGGGCCGTGGTCACCGTCTGCTTCGCGGCAGCGGCCACCAGCCAGGCCGCACCCGACCGCATCACCGCAGCCGTTCTGTCCCTGCTTCTGCTGCTGCACGGCCGGAGCATCGGAAACGTCTGGCAGCGTCTGTCCATGGTCCTGCCAGGGGCAGCCGGACTGGTCATGCTCGCGCTGTCCCTGGCCACGACCGCGCAGCCGGGAACCAGGCTGCTGCTGGCGGCCGCCGCTCTCGCCACCGGCGGCGTCCTCGCCGTCGCCTCGTGGTTCCTGCCGGGCCGCCGGATCGTTCCGCACTGGGGCCGTGCCGCCGAAATCCTGCACAGCGCCCTCGCGATGAGTCTGCTTCCGCTGCTGCTGTGGGTCCTGGGCGTCTTCGGCCGGCTCCGCGGCTTCAATGGCTGA
- a CDS encoding WXG100 family type VII secretion target: MSTPAGGPDIYIDPNGTIVTAEELQEVNNRVRQIVTDLQADIRARFTQWQGASREEYEVVQAQWEGDMNAASAALDGHTGLLMDLADGWNRTDARGTDLWRGVRG, translated from the coding sequence GTGTCCACGCCCGCAGGCGGACCAGACATCTACATCGACCCCAACGGGACGATTGTCACCGCTGAGGAACTGCAGGAAGTCAACAACAGGGTTCGTCAGATCGTCACCGATCTCCAGGCCGACATCCGGGCGAGGTTCACCCAGTGGCAGGGGGCGTCCCGCGAGGAGTACGAGGTTGTCCAGGCGCAGTGGGAGGGCGACATGAACGCGGCGTCAGCCGCTCTCGACGGCCACACCGGCCTGCTGATGGACCTCGCGGACGGATGGAACCGGACGGACGCGCGAGGGACGGATCTTTGGCGGGGCGTCCGGGGCTGA
- the eccCa gene encoding type VII secretion protein EccCa: MPDGELSLQEPPGLPEVVPDSSAVWTYLPMAMMSGSMMFMFLRPGQSNNMLSYVALGMMLLAAVVMLVGQWARRSGERKQRLRGERRDYLRYLAQVRGQVRGAVVQQQQALAWRHPEPATLRTLVRTTRLWERRPADDDFGETRIAVGDQQLALQMTPAATMPVEDLEPLSAHALRRFVRAYATVPEQPIALYLRSWSKVLLRGDEAARRDLVRATLAQLSVFHAPDELWIALCVAEERRSEWEWAKWLPHHLHPHEHDGAGAVRMSASTVDELDDLLGADVFERPVFDPDAVPGRDEPLTVVVVDSVRFAADHRFNGSGYRNVVVVDVSGELQWRPGRTTLRLDVQRGKVALVRTDKSRKEQSTALGRPDAMGPQMAESLARIMAPFRMSMGTDTSEPLSTDTELTNLLSIADLHRHEPALLWQRATGAARLRVPVAVGVDGQPVELDIKESAQGGMGPHGMLIGATGSGKSELLRTLVLALALTNSSETLNFVLVDFKGGATFLGLDSLPHTSAVITNLADEVALVARMKDALQGELIRRQELLRAAGNYSSALEYEKARAQGADLAPLPSLFVVVDEFSELLAAHRDFMELFVMIGRLGRSLGIHLLLASQRLDEGRMHQLESHLSYRIGLRTFSAIESRGVLGVPDAHQLPSQPGAGFLKHGTEGLVRFRAAYVSGPYRRRLSATVQAHVAHQIVPWTTGWVVPREPVAAPQPEVREDEESAESLLDVAVERLRDAGPPAHQVWLPPLNDPPTLDGMLPGPAVDGERGLVAADWPGSGQLRVPVGIVDKPFHQRRDPLVVDLSGAGGHVAIGGGSQSGKSTLVRTLISALALTHTPAEVQFYCLDLGGGTLAQLAGLPHVGGVAARLHADRIKRTVAEVTAVLTHREQFFADHGIDSMATYRKRRARGDFPDERHGDVFLVVDGWQSVRQDFDHLMPVMNQIASQGLNYGVHLIVTTTRWVELSAQVRDQAATKLELRLGDGIDSLIDTRKAREVPNSGGRGLTFGEKLHFLSALPRIDGQESTEDLSDGVTHLVARVSEAWEGPGAPPVRTLPARLPADDLPAPQRDGEALKLVIGMDEDHLAPVWHDFGRTPHLSVVGDTESGKTNLLKLIAQSVVARYAPNEARILTVDFRRSLADAVPEEYRLGTAVSAQVLQELVTGAADALKQRLPGPEITPARMPLADWWSGPRLFVLVDDYELLGGGLTGHPLAPFFEFLPLGHEVGLNVVVARSATGASRAMADPLMRRMDEANAPGLLLSCPPTEGYMFGNFKPKNLPAGRGHYFVRRKPVMVQTALSHGDQDR, encoded by the coding sequence ATGCCGGACGGCGAACTGAGCCTGCAGGAGCCGCCCGGCCTGCCGGAGGTGGTCCCGGACAGTTCCGCGGTGTGGACCTATTTGCCGATGGCGATGATGTCCGGATCCATGATGTTCATGTTCCTGCGTCCCGGGCAGAGCAACAACATGCTCAGCTATGTGGCGCTGGGCATGATGCTCCTCGCCGCGGTGGTCATGCTGGTCGGGCAGTGGGCGCGTCGCAGCGGTGAGCGCAAGCAGCGCCTGCGCGGTGAGCGGCGTGACTACCTGCGGTATCTGGCCCAGGTGCGCGGGCAGGTGCGTGGTGCCGTGGTGCAGCAGCAGCAAGCACTGGCATGGCGTCACCCTGAGCCCGCCACGCTGCGCACTCTGGTGCGCACGACACGCTTGTGGGAACGGCGGCCTGCCGACGACGACTTCGGCGAGACCCGGATCGCGGTGGGCGACCAGCAGTTGGCGTTGCAGATGACTCCCGCCGCGACCATGCCGGTGGAGGATCTGGAGCCGCTGAGCGCGCACGCGCTGCGCCGGTTCGTGCGTGCCTACGCCACGGTTCCGGAGCAACCCATCGCCCTGTATCTGCGGTCGTGGTCGAAGGTGTTGCTGCGCGGCGACGAGGCGGCGCGCCGTGACCTGGTGCGGGCCACACTGGCCCAGTTGTCGGTGTTCCACGCGCCGGACGAACTGTGGATCGCACTGTGCGTCGCGGAGGAGCGGCGTAGCGAATGGGAATGGGCGAAGTGGCTGCCGCATCACCTGCATCCGCACGAGCACGACGGGGCCGGAGCGGTACGGATGTCCGCGTCCACTGTGGACGAGCTGGACGATCTGCTGGGCGCCGATGTCTTCGAGCGGCCGGTGTTCGATCCCGATGCCGTTCCGGGCAGGGACGAACCGTTGACGGTCGTGGTGGTCGACAGCGTGCGGTTCGCCGCCGACCACCGGTTCAACGGATCTGGGTATCGCAATGTCGTGGTGGTGGATGTGTCCGGGGAGCTGCAGTGGCGGCCCGGGCGCACCACGCTGCGGCTGGACGTGCAGCGGGGCAAGGTCGCCCTGGTGCGCACCGACAAGTCCCGCAAGGAGCAGTCGACGGCGCTGGGCCGGCCGGACGCCATGGGTCCGCAGATGGCGGAGTCACTGGCGCGCATCATGGCTCCCTTCCGGATGAGCATGGGGACGGACACCTCGGAGCCGCTGAGCACGGACACCGAGCTGACGAACCTGCTGTCGATCGCCGATCTGCACCGCCACGAACCGGCCCTCCTGTGGCAGCGTGCGACCGGCGCGGCCCGGCTGCGGGTGCCCGTGGCCGTCGGTGTGGACGGTCAGCCCGTCGAACTCGACATCAAGGAGTCGGCCCAGGGCGGTATGGGTCCGCACGGCATGCTCATCGGGGCAACCGGCTCCGGCAAGAGCGAACTGCTGCGCACGCTGGTCCTGGCGCTCGCCCTGACGAATTCCTCGGAGACGCTGAACTTCGTCCTCGTGGACTTCAAGGGCGGTGCCACGTTCCTGGGCCTGGATTCGCTGCCGCACACCTCCGCGGTGATCACGAACCTGGCTGACGAGGTGGCCCTGGTCGCCCGTATGAAGGACGCGCTTCAGGGTGAGCTGATACGTCGCCAGGAGCTGCTGCGGGCCGCCGGCAACTACAGCTCGGCGCTGGAGTACGAGAAGGCCCGTGCGCAGGGCGCGGACCTGGCTCCGCTGCCCAGCTTGTTCGTCGTGGTCGACGAGTTCAGCGAGCTGCTGGCGGCGCACCGGGATTTCATGGAGCTGTTCGTGATGATCGGCCGCCTGGGGCGGTCGCTCGGCATCCATCTGCTGCTGGCGTCGCAACGACTGGACGAGGGACGGATGCATCAGCTGGAGAGCCATCTGTCGTACCGGATCGGTCTGCGGACGTTCTCGGCCATCGAGAGCCGAGGTGTGCTCGGGGTGCCCGACGCGCACCAACTGCCGTCCCAGCCGGGCGCGGGGTTCCTCAAGCACGGGACGGAGGGACTGGTCCGGTTCCGGGCCGCGTATGTGTCCGGACCTTACCGGCGGCGGCTGTCGGCCACCGTCCAGGCGCACGTCGCCCACCAGATCGTGCCGTGGACGACGGGCTGGGTGGTGCCCCGGGAACCCGTGGCTGCACCGCAGCCGGAGGTACGGGAGGACGAGGAGAGCGCGGAGTCGCTGCTCGACGTTGCCGTGGAGCGGCTGCGGGACGCTGGACCGCCCGCGCACCAGGTGTGGCTGCCGCCGCTGAACGACCCGCCGACGCTCGACGGGATGCTTCCGGGGCCGGCTGTCGACGGGGAGCGGGGGCTGGTGGCGGCCGACTGGCCGGGGAGCGGGCAGCTGCGGGTGCCGGTCGGCATCGTCGACAAGCCGTTCCATCAAAGGCGTGACCCACTGGTGGTGGACCTGTCAGGGGCCGGTGGGCACGTGGCGATCGGCGGCGGCTCGCAGAGCGGCAAGTCGACGCTGGTGCGGACGCTGATCTCGGCGCTGGCGCTCACCCATACCCCGGCCGAGGTGCAGTTCTACTGTCTGGACCTGGGCGGTGGAACGCTGGCGCAGCTGGCCGGGCTGCCGCACGTCGGCGGGGTGGCGGCGCGCTTGCACGCCGACCGGATCAAACGAACGGTCGCGGAGGTCACGGCGGTGCTCACGCACCGCGAGCAGTTCTTCGCCGACCACGGCATCGACTCGATGGCCACCTACCGCAAGCGCCGTGCGCGCGGTGACTTCCCCGACGAGCGGCACGGGGACGTGTTCCTGGTGGTGGACGGCTGGCAGTCCGTCCGGCAGGACTTCGACCATCTGATGCCGGTGATGAACCAGATCGCCTCCCAGGGCCTGAACTACGGCGTCCACCTGATCGTGACGACGACGCGGTGGGTGGAGCTGTCGGCACAGGTGCGCGACCAGGCGGCGACCAAACTCGAGCTGCGCCTCGGTGACGGCATCGACTCGCTCATCGACACCCGTAAGGCCAGGGAGGTGCCCAACAGCGGCGGGCGGGGACTGACCTTCGGCGAGAAACTGCACTTCCTGAGTGCGCTGCCCCGCATCGACGGGCAGGAGAGCACGGAGGACCTGTCGGACGGGGTGACGCATCTGGTCGCCCGGGTGTCCGAGGCGTGGGAGGGGCCCGGTGCACCGCCGGTGCGTACCCTGCCCGCCCGTCTGCCGGCCGACGACCTGCCTGCCCCGCAGCGGGACGGCGAGGCGCTGAAGCTGGTCATCGGCATGGACGAGGACCATCTGGCGCCGGTGTGGCACGACTTCGGCCGCACCCCGCACCTGTCGGTGGTGGGCGACACGGAGAGCGGCAAGACCAACCTGCTGAAGCTGATCGCGCAGTCGGTCGTCGCCCGGTACGCGCCCAACGAGGCGAGGATCCTCACCGTGGATTTCCGTCGCAGTCTGGCGGATGCGGTGCCCGAGGAGTACCGCCTGGGTACGGCCGTATCGGCTCAGGTGCTGCAGGAACTGGTGACCGGTGCGGCGGACGCACTGAAGCAGCGGCTGCCCGGACCGGAGATCACCCCGGCGAGGATGCCCTTGGCCGACTGGTGGTCGGGCCCGCGTCTGTTCGTGCTGGTCGACGACTACGAGCTGCTGGGCGGCGGTCTGACGGGGCACCCGTTGGCACCGTTCTTCGAGTTCCTGCCGCTGGGACACGAAGTGGGTCTGAACGTGGTGGTGGCCCGATCGGCGACGGGCGCCTCGCGGGCGATGGCCGATCCGCTCATGCGGCGGATGGACGAGGCGAACGCGCCCGGTCTGCTGCTGTCGTGCCCCCCTACGGAGGGCTACATGTTCGGCAACTTCAAGCCGAAGAACCTCCCGGCCGGCCGTGGGCACTATTTCGTGCGCCGCAAGCCGGTGATGGTGCAGACGGCGCTGTCACACGGGGACCAGGACCGGTGA
- the eccB gene encoding type VII secretion protein EccB has protein sequence MQSKRDQVQAHMFVMGRLNSGMLNGEPDAPESPLARTSRGLVFGIVIALVISAGAFIFGLLSPGGNNSWRNGTALVVNRDTGARYLYLDGRLRPVRNYASARLLGGKDLTAVTVRTRSLADTPVGTPVGIEGAPDSVPGQDQLERGAWRVCSAPDSDTATAQSPRSASTYRTILAVGGTSAGRSLSQRQAALLKGPDGALHLMWRGSRLRLDKTGGAVTSLGYGSAVARPVTAAFLDALPAGPDLAPPRVPGLGEPGPELGGSGTRVGQLFQVQVPGGTPVWHVLARDGLRALTETAAALLLGDPKTRTAYDGKAPQPRVLGSDVLGRHLAPTAADTSDTLPDAPPQLADITTGTALCTVVEPGGSGGTKVSGALVPVTGLAPLAQHTAEPTAPACNPVDGVVVPPRRGALVHVLGAAGGPLGDTTYLVTEYGIKYRVHGDKALEALGYTGREAVQLPSPLAAMLPTGPDLTPEAATGATSPNTTTAACTKRS, from the coding sequence ATGCAGTCCAAGCGTGATCAGGTCCAGGCCCATATGTTCGTCATGGGCCGGCTCAACTCCGGCATGCTCAACGGCGAACCCGACGCTCCCGAGAGCCCTCTGGCCCGCACCAGCCGCGGACTGGTGTTCGGCATCGTGATAGCCCTGGTCATCTCGGCCGGCGCTTTCATCTTCGGACTCCTGTCACCCGGCGGCAACAACTCCTGGCGCAACGGCACCGCGCTGGTGGTGAACAGGGACACCGGAGCGCGCTACCTCTATCTCGACGGCCGCCTACGCCCCGTCCGCAACTATGCCTCCGCCCGGCTCCTCGGTGGCAAGGACCTCACCGCCGTCACCGTCCGCACCCGCTCCCTGGCCGACACACCCGTCGGCACACCGGTCGGCATCGAGGGAGCGCCTGACAGCGTGCCCGGCCAGGATCAGCTGGAACGCGGAGCCTGGCGGGTCTGCTCGGCCCCCGACAGCGACACGGCGACCGCACAGTCTCCGCGGTCGGCAAGCACGTACCGGACGATCCTGGCCGTGGGCGGAACGTCCGCCGGCCGATCTCTCAGCCAGCGACAGGCCGCGCTGCTCAAGGGCCCCGACGGCGCACTCCACCTGATGTGGCGCGGCAGCAGGCTCCGCCTGGACAAGACCGGTGGAGCCGTGACCTCCCTCGGCTACGGCTCGGCCGTGGCCCGTCCGGTCACCGCGGCCTTCCTCGACGCCCTGCCCGCCGGACCGGATCTGGCGCCTCCCCGCGTTCCCGGCCTGGGTGAACCCGGCCCGGAGCTCGGCGGCAGCGGTACACGTGTCGGGCAGCTCTTCCAGGTGCAGGTACCCGGCGGCACCCCCGTCTGGCACGTTCTCGCCCGCGACGGCCTGCGTGCGCTGACCGAGACCGCCGCGGCACTCCTCCTCGGGGATCCCAAGACCCGTACGGCCTACGACGGCAAGGCTCCCCAGCCCCGCGTACTCGGTTCGGACGTCCTCGGACGCCACCTCGCGCCCACTGCCGCGGACACCTCCGACACCCTGCCCGACGCACCGCCACAGCTCGCCGACATCACCACCGGCACGGCTCTGTGCACCGTTGTCGAACCCGGCGGCTCCGGCGGCACCAAGGTCTCGGGCGCTCTCGTGCCCGTCACCGGCCTCGCTCCGCTCGCCCAGCACACGGCGGAACCCACCGCGCCCGCCTGCAACCCCGTCGACGGCGTCGTGGTCCCACCCCGGCGCGGCGCACTCGTGCACGTCCTGGGCGCCGCCGGCGGCCCGCTCGGCGACACCACCTACCTGGTCACGGAGTACGGGATCAAGTACCGCGTCCACGGGGACAAAGCTCTGGAAGCCCTGGGATACACCGGTCGGGAAGCGGTCCAACTGCCCTCCCCACTCGCCGCGATGCTCCCCACCGGTCCTGACCTGACCCCCGAAGCCGCCACCGGTGCCACCTCGCCAAACACCACCACGGCCGCCTGCACGAAGCGCTCCTGA